One genomic window of Boudabousia tangfeifanii includes the following:
- a CDS encoding Fur family transcriptional regulator, whose translation MTENIATSQLDPADLLRQAGLRVTAGRVAVIKHLQSNPHTNADNLLIHVRQEIGAMSRQAMYDALHALADAGVVRVAQLDQRSVLYEINHGDNHHHLVCRSCGQIEDVPCAIGHAPCLEPVIDHGFLVDEAEVIYRGTCASCLAAAK comes from the coding sequence ATGACAGAAAACATTGCTACTTCCCAGCTCGACCCGGCTGACCTCTTGCGTCAGGCTGGCTTGCGCGTGACCGCTGGGCGAGTCGCAGTGATCAAACACTTGCAAAGCAACCCGCACACTAATGCCGACAACCTGTTGATCCATGTGCGACAGGAAATCGGCGCGATGTCCCGCCAAGCCATGTATGACGCGCTACACGCACTGGCTGATGCTGGGGTAGTGCGGGTGGCACAGCTAGATCAGCGTAGTGTGCTGTACGAAATCAACCATGGCGATAACCATCATCATTTGGTTTGTCGATCTTGCGGTCAGATTGAAGACGTGCCCTGCGCGATAGGGCACGCACCCTGCTTAGAGCCAGTGATCGACCATGGTTTTTTGGTTGATGAAGCCGAGGTTATTTACCGCGGAACCTGTGCTTCTTGCCTAGCTGCAGCCAAGTAA
- a CDS encoding ATP-dependent Clp protease ATP-binding subunit encodes MFERFTDRARRVVVLAQDEARELNHNYIGTEHLLLGLISEGDGIAAKALKSFDLTLDSVRKTTVDIIGRGTSESSGHIPFTPRGKKVFELALREALQLGHNYIGTEHLLLGLLRETEGVASQVLKTMSVDVNALRQSVMQLLSGYTGGGEEGKETVGVGGQSSTMTGQRASAILDQFGRNLTTAAMEKRLDPVIGRHQEMERVMQILSRRTKNNPVLIGEPGVGKTAVIEGLAQAIVRGDVPETLKDKQIYSLDMGSLVAGSRYRGDFEERLKKVLKEITTRGDIILFIDEIHTLVGAGAAEGAIDAAQILKPMLARGELQTIGATTLDEYRKHIEKDAALERRFQPVRVEEPSVEETVQILKGLRDRYEAHHKVIITDEAIGAAATMADRYVNDRFLPDKAIDLLDEAGARLRIARMTAPSILRELDEKIATAKEEKEAAIENQDFEKAAALRDTEQKLIQQRADEEQAWREKADTEISEVTEESIAEVLAMSTGIPVLKLTEAESEKLLHMEDELHKRIIGQDDAVKALSQSIRRTRAGLKDPKRPGGSFIFAGPTGVGKTELAKALAEFLFGDEDALIQLDMSEFGEKHTASRLFGSPPGYVGYDEGGQLTEKVRRRPFSVVLFDEVEKAHPDIFNSLLQILEDGRLTDSQGRMVDFKNTVIIMTTNLGTREINKGVLTGFQAGDAHATDYTRMKAKVNEELKQHFRPEFLNRVDEVVVFPQLRRDEIELIVDLMIDRLDQRMREQDLSIVLTPAARTLLADRGFDPVLGARPLRRALQRDIEDALSEKILFGEIKPGQLVTVDVEGEEGERNFTFAGSYPAVDVPDNAAELTEGNPENHGEEN; translated from the coding sequence ATGTTTGAACGGTTTACCGACCGGGCTCGTCGCGTCGTAGTTTTGGCGCAGGACGAAGCGCGCGAATTGAACCATAACTACATTGGCACCGAGCACCTGCTGCTGGGGCTAATTAGTGAAGGCGATGGCATTGCCGCAAAGGCGCTAAAGTCTTTCGACCTGACCCTAGATTCAGTCCGTAAAACCACCGTCGACATTATCGGCCGTGGCACCTCGGAATCTTCCGGTCACATTCCTTTTACTCCTCGCGGGAAAAAGGTATTCGAGCTGGCATTGCGTGAAGCCCTCCAGCTCGGCCACAACTACATTGGCACCGAACACCTGCTGCTCGGTCTGCTCCGCGAAACCGAAGGCGTGGCCAGCCAGGTCCTCAAGACCATGTCGGTCGATGTCAACGCTTTGCGTCAGTCGGTCATGCAGCTACTCTCGGGTTACACCGGTGGTGGCGAAGAAGGCAAGGAAACCGTGGGCGTGGGCGGACAGTCCTCGACCATGACCGGTCAGCGCGCCAGCGCCATCCTTGACCAGTTCGGTCGCAACTTGACCACCGCAGCCATGGAAAAGCGCCTCGACCCAGTGATCGGTCGCCACCAAGAGATGGAACGCGTCATGCAGATCCTCTCGCGCCGCACCAAGAACAACCCAGTGTTGATTGGTGAACCTGGCGTTGGTAAGACCGCCGTCATCGAAGGTTTGGCCCAAGCCATCGTTCGTGGTGATGTCCCTGAAACTTTGAAAGACAAGCAGATTTACAGCTTGGATATGGGTTCCTTGGTGGCCGGTAGCCGCTACCGTGGTGACTTCGAAGAACGCCTCAAGAAGGTGCTCAAGGAAATCACCACCCGTGGTGACATCATCCTCTTCATCGACGAAATCCACACCCTTGTGGGTGCTGGTGCTGCCGAAGGGGCCATCGATGCCGCCCAGATCCTCAAGCCAATGCTGGCACGTGGTGAACTCCAGACCATCGGTGCCACCACCCTGGACGAATACCGCAAGCACATCGAAAAGGATGCGGCCCTCGAACGCCGTTTCCAGCCAGTGCGCGTCGAAGAACCCTCGGTTGAAGAAACCGTCCAGATCCTCAAGGGTCTGCGTGACCGCTACGAAGCCCACCACAAGGTCATCATCACCGATGAAGCGATCGGTGCTGCCGCCACTATGGCAGACCGTTACGTCAACGACCGCTTCTTGCCGGACAAGGCAATCGACCTCCTGGACGAGGCTGGTGCCCGCCTACGCATCGCCCGCATGACCGCACCTAGCATCCTGCGCGAACTCGACGAAAAGATCGCCACCGCGAAGGAAGAAAAAGAAGCGGCCATCGAAAACCAGGACTTCGAAAAGGCTGCCGCCTTGCGCGACACCGAACAGAAGCTGATTCAGCAGCGCGCCGACGAAGAACAAGCTTGGCGCGAAAAGGCTGACACTGAAATCAGCGAAGTTACCGAAGAATCGATCGCGGAAGTGCTGGCCATGTCCACTGGCATTCCGGTACTCAAGCTCACCGAGGCCGAGTCCGAGAAGCTATTGCACATGGAAGATGAACTCCACAAGCGCATTATCGGCCAGGATGACGCCGTTAAGGCCCTATCCCAGTCGATTCGCCGTACTCGCGCCGGTCTGAAAGACCCCAAGCGCCCCGGTGGTTCCTTCATCTTCGCCGGCCCAACCGGTGTTGGTAAAACCGAATTGGCTAAGGCTTTGGCCGAGTTCCTCTTCGGCGACGAAGATGCCCTCATCCAGCTCGATATGTCCGAGTTCGGGGAAAAACACACCGCTTCGCGACTCTTCGGTTCGCCTCCCGGCTACGTCGGTTACGACGAGGGCGGCCAACTCACCGAAAAGGTTCGCCGTCGCCCCTTCAGCGTGGTCTTGTTTGACGAGGTCGAAAAGGCCCACCCAGACATCTTCAACTCCCTGTTGCAGATCCTAGAAGATGGTCGCCTGACCGACTCGCAGGGCCGCATGGTGGACTTCAAGAACACCGTCATCATCATGACCACCAATCTTGGTACCCGTGAAATCAACAAGGGTGTCCTCACCGGCTTCCAGGCCGGCGATGCGCACGCCACCGATTACACCCGCATGAAGGCCAAGGTCAACGAGGAACTCAAGCAGCACTTCCGCCCCGAGTTCCTCAACCGTGTGGATGAAGTAGTGGTCTTCCCGCAGCTCCGCCGCGACGAAATCGAACTGATTGTCGACTTGATGATCGACCGTTTGGACCAGCGCATGCGCGAACAGGACCTCTCGATCGTTCTCACCCCAGCGGCTCGCACCCTGTTGGCCGACCGTGGCTTCGACCCAGTCCTCGGTGCTCGTCCTTTGCGTCGTGCGCTCCAGCGCGACATCGAGGACGCCCTGTCCGAAAAGATCCTCTTCGGAGAAATCAAGCCCGGACAGCTGGTCACCGTCGATGTGGAAGGCGAAGAAGGCGAACGTAACTTCACCTTCGCCGGGTCTTACCCAGCCGTTGACGTGCCAGACAATGCGGCCGAACTAACCGAAGGCAACCCTGAAAACCACGGCGAAGAAAACTGA